A part of Aspergillus flavus chromosome 5, complete sequence genomic DNA contains:
- a CDS encoding alpha-1,6-mannosyltransferase subunit: MLTYRKSLIAALFLITFVVLLRSSHSASSPSPPAPAHLPDEVAYNTNEVTEEHLSGQKKEAIPQQQPLKPSPSAPLRERLRYHFPYDLDKKFPAYIWQTWKYTPDSVWFGQELRGAEASWTELHPGFVHQVVPDDTQGYLIKYLYSSLPDVFEAYESLPLPVLKADFFRYLILLARGGIYSDIDTSALKPAADWLPSTYDLSTIGFVVGIEADPDRPDWHEWYSRRLQFCQWTIQSKPGHPILRDIVAYITEETLRMKKAGILKVGKMDKTIVEFTGPGAWTDAIFRYFNDPDYFNIEPDSNHNITYEDFSNQKDWRKVGDVVVLPITSFSPGVMQMGAGDYDDPMAFVKHDFEGSWKTDPSL, translated from the exons ATGCTCACCTACCGAAAGTCGCTCATTGCGGCCCTCTTCCTGATCACCTTCGTCGTCCTCCTAAGGTCTTCCCATTCGGCTTCCTCCCCCTCGCCCCCTGCGCCGGCACACCTCCCCGATGAGGTCGCCTACAACACTAATGAAGTAACGGAAGAGCACTTGTCAggacaaaaaaaagaggCGATaccacagcaacagccacTCAAACCCTCCCCGAGCGCACCCTTGCGCGAACGGTTACGCTACCATTTCCCCTACGATCTTGATAAGAAATTCCCCGCATACATCTGGCAGACATGGAAATATACCCCCGACTCAGTGTGGTTCGGCCAAGAGCTGCGCGGTGCGGAGGCAAGTTGGACTGAGCTCCACCCCGGCTTCGTCCACCAGGTGGTTCCAGACGACACCCAGGGTTACCTCATCAAATACCTATACAGCTCTCTTCCCGACGTGTTTGAAGCCTACGAGTCGTTGCCCTTGCCCGTCCTGAAAGCCGACTTCTTCAGATACTTGATCCTGCTGGCCCGTGGCGGAATCTATAGCGACATCGACACCAGTGCTCTGAAGCCGGCTGCCGATTGGTTGCCCTCGACCTACGACCTGTCCACCATTGGATTCGTGGTCGGCATCGAGGCGGATCCTGACCGTCCGGACTGGCATGAATGGTATTCCCGGAGACTCCAATTCTGTCAATGGACCATTCAGTCCAAACCGGGACATCCCATCCTTCGCGACATCGTGGCCTACATCACGGAGGAAACACTACGGATGAAGAAGGCTGGAATCTTAAAGGTCGGCAAGATGGATAAGACAATCGTGGAGTTCACCGGACCGGGCGCATGGACAGACGCTATCTTCAGGTATTTCAACGACCCAGACTACTTCAACATCGAACCCGATTCAAACCACAACATTACCTATGAGGATTTCTCGAACCAAAAAGATTGGAGAAAGGTCGGCGACGTGGTAGTTCTACCCATTACGAGCTTCAGCCCTGGCGTTATGCAAATGGGCGCAGGCGACTACGATGATCCAATGGCCTTCGTCAAGCACGACTTCGAAG GATCATGGAAGACAGACCCATCATTATAA